Proteins from a genomic interval of Physeter macrocephalus isolate SW-GA chromosome 21, ASM283717v5, whole genome shotgun sequence:
- the ASB12 gene encoding ankyrin repeat and SOCS box protein 12 — MRIVLLQSAKVNLMDITKIFSLLQPDKEEEDTDTGEKQALNQAVYNNDSYTLDQLLRQERYKRFINSRSGWGIPGTPLRLAASYGHLSCLQVLLAHGADVDSLDVKAQTPLFTAVSHGHLDCVRVLLEAGACPGGSIYNNCSPVLTAARDGAVAILQELLGHGAEVNVKAKLPVWASNIASCSGPLYLAAVYGHLDCFRLLLLHGADPDYNCTDQHLLTRVPRPRTLLEICLHHNCEPEYIRLLIDFGANIYLPSLSLDLNSQYDKGTALLLQARATPRSLLSQARLVIHRALCHASQPQAIDQLGIPPVLISYLKHQL, encoded by the exons ATGAGAATAGTTCTGCTCCAATCAGCCAAGGTGAACCTCATGGACATCACCAAAATCTTCTCCCTCCTGCAGCCCgataaggaggaggaggacaccGACACGGGGGAGAAGCAGGCTCTCAATCAAGCAGTGTACAACAACGACTCTTATACCTTGGACCAGCTTTTGCGCCAGGAGCGTTATAAACGATTCATCAACAGTAGAAGTGGCTGGGGCATCCCTGGGACACCCTTGCGCTTGGCTGCTTCTTATGGCCACCTTAGCTGCTTGCAGGTCCTCCTGGCACATGGTGCTGATGTTGACAGCTTGGACGTCAAGGCACAGACACCACTTTTTACCGCCGTCAGTCATGGCCATCTGGACTGTGTGCGTGTGCTTTTGGAAGCTGGTGCTTGTCCTGGGGGTAGCATCTACAACAACTGCTCTCCTGTGCTCACAGCTGCCCGTGATGGTGCTGTTGCCATCCTGCAGGAGCTCCTGGGTCATGGTGCAGAGGTCAACGTCAAGGCAAAACTACCAGTCTGGGCATCGAACATAGCTTCATGTTCTGGACCCCTCTATTTGGCTGCAGTCTACGGTCACCTTGATTGTTTCCGCCTGCTTTTGCTCCATGGGGCAGACCCTGACTACAACTGTACTGACCAGCACCTACTGACTCGAGTCCCACGGCCCCGCACCCTCCTCGAAATCTGCCTGCACCATAATTGTGAGCCAGAGTACATCCGGCTATTAATTGATTTTGGTGCTAACATCTaccttccatctctctccctgGACCTGAACTCACAATATGATAAAGGCACTGCATTGCTGCTACAGGCCCGAG CCACTCCACGGTCACTACTATCACAGGCTCGTTTAGTTATCCACAGAGCCCTGTGCCACGCCAGCCAGCCACAAGCCATCGACCAGCTGGGTATTCCCCCTGTGTTGATTAGCTATCTTAAACACCAACTGTAA